From Myxocyprinus asiaticus isolate MX2 ecotype Aquarium Trade chromosome 25, UBuf_Myxa_2, whole genome shotgun sequence, one genomic window encodes:
- the LOC127415945 gene encoding uncharacterized protein LOC127415945 isoform X1, with protein sequence MEPKTAQHSNAGEDKQQRGAAGYWRGEEVKALLSVWRERQAWEEEESKAKYEAISSRLRELGVCKDWVECKAQSRSMALPDWRPTQTVYKQVYADTRSLTQRPYMAEEESTSQASLQEGLEGGRHWSDKEVRALLNVWADKEVNKQLQRSHRNKAIFQEMARRLEQQHGVVRDWRQCRTKYKNLKYDYKVSKSQGRPMRFWAELDCILHGKDIEGGFAEEDSPRKIPDRDQLAMRREPDKEQVIKIDDDESLAEMQTIMNTAAHPLIGRETATTAAAANEMNIITVHDSGRNWSEEEVAALLQIWAEEGIQQQLQGSTRNKDIFVQISRKLLQQGVERDWKQCRTKYKNLKYLYRSLQRGKADIGDPRRVMRFYEQLDALLSKPPRRMFSPPDLEELSMVGVPQEDNDIIAVRYDQPSMNEATLRSSAITARIFQNQTGTENILTQSDEVTNVQFGMSEMNAMMVSSPQIEYEQHLSSDTITAVICDNGQKYRRNTESGDPLYTRGVQVVATKGRKRKASDEGDRLVSKQFHQSTDDGESSTDWSENIDFRCKEEGDQYIPIMEITSVCSMASNAITAEQSEKRTSTKMTNTSELKLGQKLNEGKTKQIFELVDEPSHVLVQSKDQITAGNAVRKDQMEGKAAIANKTTSCVFKLLQDAGLKTAFVRQHSETAFVAARCEMIPIEWVCRRIATGSFLKRNPGVKEGYRFSPLKMEMFFKDDANNDPQWSEEQLLAAGFELAGLTIGRCEVDIMSKSTVAIFEVLEKAWATQDCTLVDMKIEFGVNVITKEIVLADVIDNDSWRLWPAGDRSQQKDKQVYRDLKEVTPEAMQMVKRNFEWVAERVKLLLESQAKGRVVVLMGSTSDVAHSEKIRKACSFYGIPCHLRVTSAHKGPDETLRIKAEYEGDGIPTIFVAVAGRSNGLGPVISGNTAYPVINCPPITPDWGAQDIWSSLRMPSGLGCSTVLSPDAAAQFAAQIMGLNDHLVWARLRASMLNTWISLKQADKKLQECSL encoded by the exons ATGGAGCCTAAAACAGCCCAACACAGTAATGCTGGGGAGGACAAGCAGCAGAGGGGAGCAGCTGGATACTGGAGAGGGGAAGAAGTGAAAGCTCTGCTTTCTGTGTGGAGGGAGAGACAGGCATGGGAAGAGGAAGAGAGCAAGGCCAAGTATGAGGCCATCTCAAGCCGACTGAGAGAGCTTGGGGTGTGTAAAGACTGGGTTGAGTGTAAGGCCCAGAGTAGGAGTATGGCTCTTCCAGACTGGAGGCCTACACAGACGGTCTACAAACAAGTTTACGCAGATACTAGATCACTGACCCAAAGGCCTTACATGGCAGAAGAAGAGTCTACTTCCCAAGCAAGTCTTCAGGAAG GGCTGGAAGGAGGCAGACACTGGTCTGACAAGGAGGTCCGTGCTCTCCTAAATGTCTGGGCTGATAAGGAGGTTAACAAGCAACTCCAACGCTCCCACAGAAACAAGGCCATCTTCCAGGAGATGGCACGTCGTCTGGAGCAGCAACATGGCGTGGTGCGAGACTGGAGACAATGCCGCACCAAATACAAGAACCTGAAATACGACTACAAAGTCAGCAAGAGCCAAGGCCGTCCAATGAGGTTCTGGGCTGAGCTTGATTGCATACTGCATGGCAAAGATATTGAAGGCGGCTTTGCGGAGGAGGACTCGCCTAGGAAAATACCAGACAGAGACCAGCTGGCTATGAGGCGTGAACCTGACAAAGAACAGGTTATCAAGATTGATGATG ATGAAAGTCTGGCAGAGATGCAAACAATAATGAATACTGCTGCCCACCCACTGATTGGAAGAGAAACAG cgacaacagcagcagcagcaaatgaaATGAACATAATCACGGTGCATGATTCTGGCAGAAATTGGAGTGAGGAAGAGGTGGCCGCGCTGCTTCAAATCTGGGCTGAAGAAGGCATTCAGCAACAGCTACAGGGCTCAACcagaaataaagacatttttgtgcAAATTTCACGCAAGCTTCTTCAGCAGGGCGTAGAAAGAGACTGGAAACAATGTCGCACCAAGTATAAGAACCTGAAATACCTCTACCGTTCTCTGCAGAGAGGAAAGGCTGATATTGGAGATCCTCGCCGCGTCATGAGGTTTTACGAACAGCTAGATGCCCTTTTGTCCAAGCCTCCTAGAAGGATGTTTAGTCCTCCAGATCTTGAGGAGCTGTCCATGGTTGGAGTTCCACAGGAGGATAATGACATTATTGCGGTTAGATATGACCAGCCCTCAATGAATGAGGCCACTTTGAGATCTTCTGCCATTACTGCAAGAATTTTTCAGAATCAAACTGGGACTGAAAACATTTTAACGCAGTCAGATGAAGTGACAAATGTGCAATTTGGGATGTCTGAAATGAATGCCATGATGGTTAGCAGTCCTCAGATAGAATATGAACAGCATCTCTCCTCTGACACCATCACTGCTGTTATATGTGACAATGGTCAAAAGTACAGAAGAAACACAG AAAGTGGAGACCCATTATACACAAGAGGAGTGCAGGTGGTGGCCACCAAAGGAAGAAAGAGGAAGGCTTCAGATGAAG GGGACCGTTTGGTTAGTAAACAGTTTCATCAGAGCACTGATGATGGAGAAAGCAGCACAGACTGGTCGGAGAATATAGACTTCCGATGCAAAGAAGAGGGAGATCAATACATTCCGATCATGGAGATCACCTCTGTGTGCTCTATGGCGTCTAATGCAATCACGGCCGAACAATCG GAAAAACGAACCTCAACAAAAATGACGAACACATCAG AACTGAAATTAGGTCAGAAACTGAACGAGGGTAAGACCAAGCAGATCTTTGAGCTTGTGGATGAACCGAGTCATGTTCTGGTCCAGTCTAAAGATCAGATCACAGCGGGCAATGCGGTTCGGAAGGATCAGATGGAGGGCAAAGCAGCTATTGCCAATAAGACCACGAGCTGTGTGTTCAAACTATTGCAGGATGCTG GTCTCAAAACAGCATTTGTCAGACAACATTCAGAGACTGCTTTTGTGGCGGCCCGCTGTGAGATGATACCCATTGAGTGGGTTTGCAGACGGATTGCTACGGGTTCCTTCCTCAAACGAAACCCTGGGGTCAAAGAGGGTTACCGTTTCTCTCCTCTAAAGATGGAGATGTTCTTTAAG GATGATGCCAATAATGACCCACAGTGGTCAGAGGAACAATTGTTGGCGGCTGGTTTTGAGCTGGCAGGCCTGACCATTGGCCGCTGTGAAGTGGACATCATGAGCAAAAGCACAGTCGCCATTTTTGAAGTCCTGGAGAAGGCTTGGGCCACACAGGACTGCACTCTTGTGGATATGAAA ATAGAATTTGGTGTGAATGTGATCACTAAAGAGATTGTACTGGCTGATGTGATTGACAACGACTCCTGGAGACTTTGGCCCGCTGGGGATCGCAGCCAGCAGAAAGACAAACAG GTGTACCGTGACCTAAAAGAAGTCACTCCTGAGGCCATGCAGATGGTGAAGAGGAACTTTGAGTGGGTTGCTGAGCGAGTCAAG CTGCTCCTGGAGTCACAAGCAAAAGGAAGGGTTGTAGTTCTGATGGGTTCCACCTCAGACGTGGCTCACAGTGAGAAGATCCGTAAGGCTTGTTCCTTCTATGGAATTCCCTGCCACCTTCGAGTCACCTCCGCCCATAAAGGCCCTGATGAGACCCTCCGTATCAAAGCTGAATATGAGG GTGATGGAATACCCACCATCTTTGTTGCAGTTGCAGGGAGAAGTAATGGCTTGGGTCCTGTGATTTCAGGGAACACAGCCTACCCTGTTATTAATTGTCCCCCTATTACCCCTGACTGGGGTGCTCAGGATATCTGGTCATCTCTTCGCATGCCAAGTG GTCTGGGCTGCTCCACAGTTCTTTCTCCTGATGCTGCTGCCCAGTTTGCAGCTCAGATTATGGGTCTAAATGATCACTTGGTCTGGGCCAGACTTCGGGCCTCCATGCTCAACACCTGGATCTCTCTGAAGCAGGCTGACAAGAAACTACAAGAGTGCAGCCTGTAA
- the LOC127415946 gene encoding uncharacterized protein LOC127415946 isoform X1 yields the protein MSANLSNADQFKRNDDEFRNTMEALFQKYSSLNDPGIEVCLKTMTCRTERGPVPIDSAEGEGELEALKTRLKDHSMREFVDQNDDDQMDVSGITEDDLNGSDQQNNENLWHGESFQLSMNLTNSSHSSLWGVPSQPEEEDEELEKTLSSHGSTLLDVYPSMLNQIGEAYRRQHMKDTARGVLQKYRHKRWQASQAHPRNTSFKKRHNGTLNKTTEISFTKKSPAQWNISCSMKGSIKLQDMFKNKLKSSPLKSSSYEASGCFYSPRRDRVDESFESPQTNLLLDRKPKQNSVRVIDFTTPPYSVSPLSDQSPDLNQTYNIGPTVLSTSHAVPGSLVSISPRPAWRSPGRPAKALSLVNQRGMSITSQPSNQQPAFSSLDKNGFREHLHSPVSSPKRGLISCFSPSGKNTFRSTLLRDESHQSKPTEIHSPKRRSPIRYLPQSEVHRSPYGGKREQLSSTQRPLYHNTDHRESFSMSEKSQISPRLNKCQCSLSGSQSTSLSKYDSFREPQIDAEFRKLYHHFICRGTSSPCPTTHCHLCERQLKEMSQSPSSSSSSMSTLALTPLRATFKKRRHQPDVDGSFRFKRFRESRSPLKHLQILPYQLKDRYTSSAMSEPSEDKHAWDRAVLLQCPSPWFLRGTGNLRKIREAKLAMQMNPCAMSWRNVTSGVHAAEAQSPIRTFNQGTIPLSPSLSRRRLQYGLLQ from the exons ATGTCTGCAAATCTTTCAAATGCAGACCAGTTTAAGAGAAATGACGATGAGTTCAGAAACACGATGGAAGCTCTTTTTCAGAag TATTCCAGTCTAAATGATCCTGGAATAGAAGTCTGTCTGAAAACAATGACCTGCAGAACTGAAAGAG GTCCTGTGCCTATTGACAGTGCAGAGGGAGAAGGTGAACTAGAAGCTTTGAAG ACTAGACTGAAAGACCATTCGATGAGGG AATTTGTGGACCAGAATGATGATGATCAG ATGGATGTGTCAGGGATCACTGAGGATGATCTTAATGGCTCCGATCAACAGAACAATGAAAATCTGT GGCATGGTGAGTCATTCCAGCTCTCTATGAATCTGACCAATTCATCTCATAGCAGTCTGTGGGGGGTGCCCTCTCAGCCTGAGGAAGAGGATGAAGAACTGGAGAAAACACTGAGCAGTCATGGCAGTACCCTCCTGGACGTCTATCCCAGCATGCTCAATCAGATTGGCGAAGCATATCGGCGGCAGCACATGAAGGATACTGCTAGGGGTGTGCTGCAAAAGTATCGCCACAAACGCTGGCAAGCTAGCCAGGCGCACCCTCGCAACACTTCCTTTAAGAAGAGACACAATGGAACACTGAACAAGACAACGGAGatctcattcaccaaaaaaagtcCAGCTCAATGGAACATAAGTTGCTCTATGAAGGGTAGCATCAAACTTCAAGACATGTTCAAGAACAAACTGAAGTCTTCACCTCTGAAAAGCTCATCGTATGAGGCCAGTGGCTGTTTTTACTCACCTAGGAGGGACCGTGTTGATGAGAGTTTTGAGTCGCCACAGACTAACCTGCTTTTAGATAGGAAGCCAAAGCAGAACTCTGTTCGTGTGATTGACTTCACCACACCTCCTTACTCTGTCTCCCCACTTAGTGACCAGTCTCCTGACCTAAATCAAACCTACAACATTGGACCCACTGTTTTATCTACTTCTCATGCTGTTCCAGGATCATTGGTCTCCATTTCCCCACGACCAGCATGGCGCTCACCAGGAAGACCAGCTAAAGCCCTGTCTCTTGTCAACCAGAGAGGAATGTCAATCACATCTCAGCCCTCCAATCAGCAGCCAGCCTTCTCCTCATTGGACAAAAATGGCTTTAGAGAACACCTGCACTCTCCAGTCTCCTCCCCAAAGCGTGGTCTCATTAGTTGTTTTTCTCCTAGTGGGAAGAATACCTTCAGATCCACATTGTTGAGAGATGAAAGTCATCAATCAAAGCCAACAGAAATACACAGTCCAAAGCGAAGATCTCCTATCCGCTATCTACCTCAATCTGAGGTACACCGGTCTCCTTATGGTGGGAAACGGGAGCAGTTGTCATCAACCCAGCGTCCCCTTTACCACAACACCGATCATCGGGAAAGTTTTTCCATGTCTGAGAAGTCGCAGATCAGTCCCAGACTCAATAAATGTCAATGTTCTCTTTCTGGGTCCCAGTCCACTTCCTTGTCAAAATATGACTCTTTCAGGGAACCTCAAATTGATGCAGAATTCAGGAAGCTGTATCACCACTTCATCTGTCGTGGTACATCTTCACCATGCCCTACCACTCACTGTCACCTATGCGAGAGACAGTTGAAGGAGATGTCCCAAAGCCCCAGCTCTTCCTCCTCCAGCATGTCCACTCTTGCTCTCACACCCCTGAGAGCCACATTCAAGAAGCGTCGCCATCAGCCCGATGTGGACGGGTCGTTTAGATTTAAACGCTTCCGTGAAAGTCGTTCCCCACTCAAGCATCTCCAAATCTTGCCATATCAACTGAAAGACAGATATACGAGTTCTGCCATGTCAGAACCTAGTGAGGACAAACATGCCTGGGATCGGGCCGTCCTGCTTCAGTGCCCCAGCCCCTGGTTCCTCAGAGGCACTGGAAACCTCAGAAAGATCAGGGAGGCTAAATTAGCCATGCAAATGAACCCATGTGCAATGTCTTGG AGAAATGTCACTAGTGGAGTCCATGCAGCTGAAG ctcaGTCACCCATTAGAACTTTTAATCAGGGTACGATCCCACTTTCTCCAAG TCTCTCAAGAAGGCGACTCCAGTATGGTCTTCTGCAGTGA
- the LOC127415947 gene encoding amidophosphoribosyltransferase-like — translation MEFEESGIGEECGVFGCVAAGEWPTQLEVAQILTLGLVALQHRGQESAGIVTSTGTNPPIYTTLKGMGLVNTALKPEDLLKLRNGNLGIGHTRYSTTGISELQNCQPFVVDTLHGKIAVAHNGELVNASALRKKVMRHGVGLSTCSDSELITQLLALTPPMEELDTPDWVARIKNLMTETPTSYSLLVMYKDVIYAVRDPYGNRPLCIGRLVPISKLHSSGAGGDTEGWVVSSESCSFQSIGAKYYREVQPGEIVQISKNGVKSLSVVLRTEGDPPAFCIFEYVYFARPDSIFEGQMVYIARQRCGRQLAIEAPTDADVVSTVPESATPAALGYAQESGLPYVEVLCKNRYVGRTFIQPNTRLRQLGVAKKFGVLTDNFAGKRVVLIDDSIVRGNTISPIIKLLKEAGATEVHIRVASPPIRFPCYMGINIPTKEELIANKPEFEDLAGYIGATSVRYLSVEGLVSAVQGGIESHGKDERISSSTKTRLGHCTACLTGKYPVELEW, via the exons ATGGAGTTTGAGGAGTCGGGTATCGGTGAGGAATGCGGGGTGTTCGGCTGTGTCGCAGCGGGCGAATGGCCAACACAACTGGAGGTGGCACAGATTTTGACACTTGGGCTTGTTGCATTGCAGCACAG GGGTCAAGAGAGTGCTGGAATTGTCACAAGCACTGGAACAAATCCACCGATATACACCACTCTGAAG GGAATGGGTTTAGTGAACACTGCTTTGAAACCTGAAGACTTGCTGAAGCTGCGCAATGGTAACCTTGGTATTGGACATACACGTTACTCCACCACTGGCATCTCAGAGCTGCAGAACTGCCAGCCTTTTGTGGTGGACACCCTGCATGGCAAGATTGCTGTAGCACACAATGGAGAGCTGGTCAATGCTTCTGCACTGCGCAAGAAG GTTATGCGACATGGGGTTGGCCTCTCCACCTGTTCGGACAGTGAGCTTATCACTCAGCTCCTTGCGCTGACTCCACCCATGGAGGAGCTTGACACTCCTGATTGGGTGGCTCG tattaaAAATCTGATGACAGAGACACCTACATCATACTCGCTGCTAGTGATGTATAAAGATGTGATCTATGCTGTGAGAGACCCCTATGGAAACAGGCCTCTCTGTATTGGACGTCTAGTGCCCATCTCCAAACTGCACAGCTCAG GTGCTGGAGGAGACACAGAAGGCTGGGTGGTTTCATCTGAGTCCTGTAGCTTCCAGTCCATTGGAGCAAA GTATTATCGTGAAGTGCAGCCTGGAGAGATAGTCCAGATCTCTAAAAATGGAGTGAAGAGCTTGAGTGTTGTCCTACGCACAGAGGGAGACCCTCCTGCCTTTTGCATATTTGAATATGTTTACTTTGCCAGGCCAGACTCTATATTTGAAG GTCAGATGGTATATATTGCGAGGCAGCGCTGTGGACGGCAATTGGCGATTGAGGCCCCCACTGATGCTGATGTAGTCAGCACTGTTCCAGAATCAGCCACACCTGCAGCATTAGGATACGCACAAGAG TCCGGACTTCCATATGTAGAGGTACTGTGTAAGAACCGTTATGTGGGCAGAACGTTCATTCAACCAAATACTCGACTGCGTCAGCTTGGAGTAGCCAAAAAGTTTGGAGTTTTGACTGACAACTTTGCTGGCAAACGAGTGGTGCTTATTGATGATTCTATTGTCAGGGGCAACACAATCTCCCCTATTATTAAACTGCTCAAGGAAGCAGGTGCAACAGAG GTCCACATTCGAGTTGCATCACCTCCAATCCGGTTCCCATGCTACATGGGCATCAACATTCCTACCAAAGAGGAGCTAATTGCTAACAAACCAGAGTTTGAGGATTTAGCTGGCTATATTG GTGCTACAAGTGTGCGTTACCTGTCTGTTGAAGGCCTGGTGTCTGCTGTTCAAGGtgggatagagtcacatgggaaaGATGAGAGGATCAGCTCTAGCACTAAAACTAGACTTGGCCACTGCACAGCCTGCCTTACAGGCAAGTACCCTGTGGAGCTGGAGTGGTGA
- the LOC127415945 gene encoding multifunctional protein ADE2-like isoform X2 has product MTNTSELKLGQKLNEGKTKQIFELVDEPSHVLVQSKDQITAGNAVRKDQMEGKAAIANKTTSCVFKLLQDAGLKTAFVRQHSETAFVAARCEMIPIEWVCRRIATGSFLKRNPGVKEGYRFSPLKMEMFFKDDANNDPQWSEEQLLAAGFELAGLTIGRCEVDIMSKSTVAIFEVLEKAWATQDCTLVDMKIEFGVNVITKEIVLADVIDNDSWRLWPAGDRSQQKDKQVYRDLKEVTPEAMQMVKRNFEWVAERVKLLLESQAKGRVVVLMGSTSDVAHSEKIRKACSFYGIPCHLRVTSAHKGPDETLRIKAEYEGDGIPTIFVAVAGRSNGLGPVISGNTAYPVINCPPITPDWGAQDIWSSLRMPSGLGCSTVLSPDAAAQFAAQIMGLNDHLVWARLRASMLNTWISLKQADKKLQECSL; this is encoded by the exons ATGACGAACACATCAG AACTGAAATTAGGTCAGAAACTGAACGAGGGTAAGACCAAGCAGATCTTTGAGCTTGTGGATGAACCGAGTCATGTTCTGGTCCAGTCTAAAGATCAGATCACAGCGGGCAATGCGGTTCGGAAGGATCAGATGGAGGGCAAAGCAGCTATTGCCAATAAGACCACGAGCTGTGTGTTCAAACTATTGCAGGATGCTG GTCTCAAAACAGCATTTGTCAGACAACATTCAGAGACTGCTTTTGTGGCGGCCCGCTGTGAGATGATACCCATTGAGTGGGTTTGCAGACGGATTGCTACGGGTTCCTTCCTCAAACGAAACCCTGGGGTCAAAGAGGGTTACCGTTTCTCTCCTCTAAAGATGGAGATGTTCTTTAAG GATGATGCCAATAATGACCCACAGTGGTCAGAGGAACAATTGTTGGCGGCTGGTTTTGAGCTGGCAGGCCTGACCATTGGCCGCTGTGAAGTGGACATCATGAGCAAAAGCACAGTCGCCATTTTTGAAGTCCTGGAGAAGGCTTGGGCCACACAGGACTGCACTCTTGTGGATATGAAA ATAGAATTTGGTGTGAATGTGATCACTAAAGAGATTGTACTGGCTGATGTGATTGACAACGACTCCTGGAGACTTTGGCCCGCTGGGGATCGCAGCCAGCAGAAAGACAAACAG GTGTACCGTGACCTAAAAGAAGTCACTCCTGAGGCCATGCAGATGGTGAAGAGGAACTTTGAGTGGGTTGCTGAGCGAGTCAAG CTGCTCCTGGAGTCACAAGCAAAAGGAAGGGTTGTAGTTCTGATGGGTTCCACCTCAGACGTGGCTCACAGTGAGAAGATCCGTAAGGCTTGTTCCTTCTATGGAATTCCCTGCCACCTTCGAGTCACCTCCGCCCATAAAGGCCCTGATGAGACCCTCCGTATCAAAGCTGAATATGAGG GTGATGGAATACCCACCATCTTTGTTGCAGTTGCAGGGAGAAGTAATGGCTTGGGTCCTGTGATTTCAGGGAACACAGCCTACCCTGTTATTAATTGTCCCCCTATTACCCCTGACTGGGGTGCTCAGGATATCTGGTCATCTCTTCGCATGCCAAGTG GTCTGGGCTGCTCCACAGTTCTTTCTCCTGATGCTGCTGCCCAGTTTGCAGCTCAGATTATGGGTCTAAATGATCACTTGGTCTGGGCCAGACTTCGGGCCTCCATGCTCAACACCTGGATCTCTCTGAAGCAGGCTGACAAGAAACTACAAGAGTGCAGCCTGTAA
- the LOC127415946 gene encoding uncharacterized protein LOC127415946 isoform X2, which yields MSANLSNADQFKRNDDEFRNTMEALFQKYSSLNDPGIEVCLKTMTCRTERGPVPIDSAEGEGELEALKTRLKDHSMREFVDQNDDDQMDVSGITEDDLNGSDQQNNENLWHGESFQLSMNLTNSSHSSLWGVPSQPEEEDEELEKTLSSHGSTLLDVYPSMLNQIGEAYRRQHMKDTARGVLQKYRHKRWQASQAHPRNTSFKKRHNGTLNKTTEISFTKKSPAQWNISCSMKGSIKLQDMFKNKLKSSPLKSSSYEASGCFYSPRRDRVDESFESPQTNLLLDRKPKQNSVRVIDFTTPPYSVSPLSDQSPDLNQTYNIGPTVLSTSHAVPGSLVSISPRPAWRSPGRPAKALSLVNQRGMSITSQPSNQQPAFSSLDKNGFREHLHSPVSSPKRGLISCFSPSGKNTFRSTLLRDESHQSKPTEIHSPKRRSPIRYLPQSEVHRSPYGGKREQLSSTQRPLYHNTDHRESFSMSEKSQISPRLNKCQCSLSGSQSTSLSKYDSFREPQIDAEFRKLYHHFICRGTSSPCPTTHCHLCERQLKEMSQSPSSSSSSMSTLALTPLRATFKKRRHQPDVDGSFRFKRFRESRSPLKHLQILPYQLKDRYTSSAMSEPSEDKHAWDRAVLLQCPSPWFLRGTGNLRKIREAKLAMQMNPCAMSWRNVTSGVHAAEVCEVHQSLLQQSTLTT from the exons ATGTCTGCAAATCTTTCAAATGCAGACCAGTTTAAGAGAAATGACGATGAGTTCAGAAACACGATGGAAGCTCTTTTTCAGAag TATTCCAGTCTAAATGATCCTGGAATAGAAGTCTGTCTGAAAACAATGACCTGCAGAACTGAAAGAG GTCCTGTGCCTATTGACAGTGCAGAGGGAGAAGGTGAACTAGAAGCTTTGAAG ACTAGACTGAAAGACCATTCGATGAGGG AATTTGTGGACCAGAATGATGATGATCAG ATGGATGTGTCAGGGATCACTGAGGATGATCTTAATGGCTCCGATCAACAGAACAATGAAAATCTGT GGCATGGTGAGTCATTCCAGCTCTCTATGAATCTGACCAATTCATCTCATAGCAGTCTGTGGGGGGTGCCCTCTCAGCCTGAGGAAGAGGATGAAGAACTGGAGAAAACACTGAGCAGTCATGGCAGTACCCTCCTGGACGTCTATCCCAGCATGCTCAATCAGATTGGCGAAGCATATCGGCGGCAGCACATGAAGGATACTGCTAGGGGTGTGCTGCAAAAGTATCGCCACAAACGCTGGCAAGCTAGCCAGGCGCACCCTCGCAACACTTCCTTTAAGAAGAGACACAATGGAACACTGAACAAGACAACGGAGatctcattcaccaaaaaaagtcCAGCTCAATGGAACATAAGTTGCTCTATGAAGGGTAGCATCAAACTTCAAGACATGTTCAAGAACAAACTGAAGTCTTCACCTCTGAAAAGCTCATCGTATGAGGCCAGTGGCTGTTTTTACTCACCTAGGAGGGACCGTGTTGATGAGAGTTTTGAGTCGCCACAGACTAACCTGCTTTTAGATAGGAAGCCAAAGCAGAACTCTGTTCGTGTGATTGACTTCACCACACCTCCTTACTCTGTCTCCCCACTTAGTGACCAGTCTCCTGACCTAAATCAAACCTACAACATTGGACCCACTGTTTTATCTACTTCTCATGCTGTTCCAGGATCATTGGTCTCCATTTCCCCACGACCAGCATGGCGCTCACCAGGAAGACCAGCTAAAGCCCTGTCTCTTGTCAACCAGAGAGGAATGTCAATCACATCTCAGCCCTCCAATCAGCAGCCAGCCTTCTCCTCATTGGACAAAAATGGCTTTAGAGAACACCTGCACTCTCCAGTCTCCTCCCCAAAGCGTGGTCTCATTAGTTGTTTTTCTCCTAGTGGGAAGAATACCTTCAGATCCACATTGTTGAGAGATGAAAGTCATCAATCAAAGCCAACAGAAATACACAGTCCAAAGCGAAGATCTCCTATCCGCTATCTACCTCAATCTGAGGTACACCGGTCTCCTTATGGTGGGAAACGGGAGCAGTTGTCATCAACCCAGCGTCCCCTTTACCACAACACCGATCATCGGGAAAGTTTTTCCATGTCTGAGAAGTCGCAGATCAGTCCCAGACTCAATAAATGTCAATGTTCTCTTTCTGGGTCCCAGTCCACTTCCTTGTCAAAATATGACTCTTTCAGGGAACCTCAAATTGATGCAGAATTCAGGAAGCTGTATCACCACTTCATCTGTCGTGGTACATCTTCACCATGCCCTACCACTCACTGTCACCTATGCGAGAGACAGTTGAAGGAGATGTCCCAAAGCCCCAGCTCTTCCTCCTCCAGCATGTCCACTCTTGCTCTCACACCCCTGAGAGCCACATTCAAGAAGCGTCGCCATCAGCCCGATGTGGACGGGTCGTTTAGATTTAAACGCTTCCGTGAAAGTCGTTCCCCACTCAAGCATCTCCAAATCTTGCCATATCAACTGAAAGACAGATATACGAGTTCTGCCATGTCAGAACCTAGTGAGGACAAACATGCCTGGGATCGGGCCGTCCTGCTTCAGTGCCCCAGCCCCTGGTTCCTCAGAGGCACTGGAAACCTCAGAAAGATCAGGGAGGCTAAATTAGCCATGCAAATGAACCCATGTGCAATGTCTTGG AGAAATGTCACTAGTGGAGTCCATGCAGCTGAAG tttgtgaagtgcaccagtccctcctgcagcaaagcaccctcacaacatga